The following proteins are encoded in a genomic region of Corylus avellana chromosome ca4, CavTom2PMs-1.0:
- the LOC132177759 gene encoding uncharacterized protein LOC132177759 isoform X2 has protein sequence MLGLDYDDLDREQAIVALWKYSLGGKKYIDAIMQFPGCINLTLNLLRSESTSTCEAAAGLLRSISSVNLYRELVAESGAVEEITGLLSRPSLIPEVKEQSICTLWNLSVDEKLRVKIADIDILPLLIKSLDDEDIKVKEAAGGVLANLALSHFNHNMMVEAGVIPKLANILKTDVEGSKIIRKEARNALLELAKDEYYRILIIEEGLVPVPLIGAAAYKSFRPGLHSWPSLPDGTKIEQSSKVPSRFGASELLLGLNIDDKNVNMEEAKMKAIVGRTQQQFLARIGAIEMENENKSQSECSTDHRLTLLPWMDGVARLVLILELEDELAISRGAESIADASINEHMRVAFKDAGAIKHLVRLLGYTNDSVRLAVTQALERLSISNGVCQTIEAEGVIDPLVSIVKQSQTSESLMEKSLNILARILDPSKEMKSKFYNGPVNGSKRGSESARSPEDSTVLTGNMVKKSILKANTREDVVDTAFIARLVEVLKTSSPSLQRKAASILEFVAIIDPSMNSIISVDIESGLDAVFQQKVLKDIDSDAEDQPPEKYVLDLEEASLAISAASRLLTKLLDSQHFCQNINSTHFTNLLREILKSNIPLHKKDWVAAALVKVSSISGRSFDFENPINMEVTLYETIPRLIEQMKTSVSQEVQEAAVMELNRIISEGVVDSTQAIAAKGGIFPLVKLIEEGSERGVEAGLAILYNLSMNSENHSAIIAAGAVPALRRIVLSQRPQWPRAIHLLRTLPT, from the exons ATGCTTGGGCTGGACTATGATGACCTTGATAGGGAGCAGGCAATAGTGGCTCTCTGGAAATACTCCCTTGGAGGAAAGAAGTATATTGATGCTATCATGCAGTTTCCTGGCTGCATAAATCTCACTTTAAACCTTCTTAGATCAGAGTCTACTTCCACTTGTGAAGCAGCTGCAGGCCTTCTACGATCAATTTCTTCAGTTAATTTATACAGGGAATTAGTAGCAGAAAGTGGAGCAGTTGAAGAGATAACTGGCTTGCTGAGCCGGCCTTCCTTAATTCCTGAG GTAAAGGAGCAAAGTATTTGTACTTTGTGGAACTTGTCTGTAGATGAGAAGCTTAGAGTGAAAATTGCGGACATTGATATCCTTCCATTACTAATTAAGTCCCTTGATGACGAGGACATAAAAGTGAAGGAAGCAGCAGGAGGGGTTTTGGCAAATTTAGCATTGAGCCACTTTAACCACAACATGATGGTTGAAGCAGGTGTTATACCAAAATTG GCAAATATCTTAAAAACTGATGTGGAAGGATCTAAAATCATTAGAAAGGAAGCAAGAAATGCATTATTGGAGCTAGCCAAGGATGAATATTACAGAATTCTTATCATAGAGGAAGGTCTGGTTCCTGTTCCCTTGATTGGTGCAGCTGCATACAAGTCCTTCAGACCAGGTTTGCATTCCTGGCCTAGTTTACCCGATGGTACAAAGATTGAACAAAGCTCTAAAGTTCCTTCTAGATTTGGTGCCTCTGAATTACTCCTTGGATTAAATATTGATGACAAGAATGTAAACATGGAGGAGGCCAAGATGAAAGCAATAGTTGGGCGGACACAACAGCAATTTCTTGCTCGTATTGGAGCTATAGAAATggagaatgaaaataaatctCAATCTGAATGCTCCACTGATCACCGACTTACACTTTTACCGTGGATGGATGGCGTGGCTCGATTAGTTTTGATTCTTGAACTTGAAGATGAGTTGGCCATATCAAGAGGTGCAGAGTCAATTGCTGATGCATCTATAAATGAACATATGCGAGTTGCATTCAAAGATGCTGGAGCAATCAAGCATTTAGTTCGGCTTTTAGGCTATACTAATGATTCTGTCAGATTGGCTGTCACTCAAGCTTTGGAGAGGTTGTCTATCAG CAATGGTGTCTGCCAGACAATTGAAGCTGAAGGTGTTATTGATCCCTTGGTCAGTATTGTAAAGCAGTCGCAGACCTCTGAAAGCCTGATGgaaaag AGCTTAAACATTCTTGCTCGGATATTAGACCCTAGTAAAGAGATGAAATCAAAG TTTTATAATGGACCAGTTAATGGGTCAAAAAGAGGATCAGAGTCAGCAAGAAGCCCTGAAGATTCCACAGTATTAACTGGAAATATGGTCAAAAAATCCATATTGAAAGCAAATACCAG GGAAGATGTGGTGGATACTGCTTTCATTGCTCGCCTTGTGGAGGTTCTAAAGACCTCATCCCCAAGTTTACAAAGAAAAGCGGCTTCGATTCTTGAGTTTGTGGCAATTATTGACCCAAGCATGAACTCGATCATTTCAGTAGATATTGAATCAGGTTTGGATGCTGTTTTCCAACAAAAAGTTCTGAAAG ACATAGATTCTGATGCAGAAGACCAGCCGCCAGAAAAATATGTTCTTGATCTTGAAGAAGCCAGTCTTGCAATTTCTGCAGCATCCCGATTATTAACAAAGCTGCTCGACTCTCAGCATTTTTGCCAAAATATAAATTCCACCCATTTCACTAATTTGCTCCGAGAAATCCTAAAATCAAACATCCCCCTTCACAAAAAAGATTGGGTTGCTGCTGCCCTAGTTAAAGTCAGCTCTATTTCTGGTCGCAGTTTTGATTTTGAGAATCCAATCAACATGGAGGTAACTCTTTATGAGACCATCCCAAGACTTATAGAGCAGATGAAAACCTCTGTCTCTCAGGAAGTACAGGAAGCTGCAGTAATGGAGCTGAACAGAATAATTTCTGAAGGGGTGGTGGATTCAACTCAAGCTATTGCTGCTAAGGGTGGAATATTTCCATTGGTAAAACTGATTGAAGAAGGAAGTGAGAGGGGTGTTGAAGCAGGTTTGGCAATTCTGTATAATCTAAGCATGAACAGTGAGAATCATTCTGCAATTATAGCTGCTGGAGCTGTGCCGGCATTGAGGAGAATTGTACTTTCTCAGAGGCCACAGTGGCCACGAGCAATTCATTTGTTGAGGACTTTACCTACTTGA
- the LOC132177759 gene encoding uncharacterized protein LOC132177759 isoform X1, whose protein sequence is MLASATPTPFTLKPPDAQRKIPKTHVEAIPFATRKAKRSHLTVISYATQPHNHQYHGLNSTSRSNRAVVTRVSSDGDGAVDATPQHSTPPDIEAIKSTSPSFGDSYVALFVRMLGLDYDDLDREQAIVALWKYSLGGKKYIDAIMQFPGCINLTLNLLRSESTSTCEAAAGLLRSISSVNLYRELVAESGAVEEITGLLSRPSLIPEVKEQSICTLWNLSVDEKLRVKIADIDILPLLIKSLDDEDIKVKEAAGGVLANLALSHFNHNMMVEAGVIPKLANILKTDVEGSKIIRKEARNALLELAKDEYYRILIIEEGLVPVPLIGAAAYKSFRPGLHSWPSLPDGTKIEQSSKVPSRFGASELLLGLNIDDKNVNMEEAKMKAIVGRTQQQFLARIGAIEMENENKSQSECSTDHRLTLLPWMDGVARLVLILELEDELAISRGAESIADASINEHMRVAFKDAGAIKHLVRLLGYTNDSVRLAVTQALERLSISNGVCQTIEAEGVIDPLVSIVKQSQTSESLMEKSLNILARILDPSKEMKSKFYNGPVNGSKRGSESARSPEDSTVLTGNMVKKSILKANTREDVVDTAFIARLVEVLKTSSPSLQRKAASILEFVAIIDPSMNSIISVDIESGLDAVFQQKVLKDIDSDAEDQPPEKYVLDLEEASLAISAASRLLTKLLDSQHFCQNINSTHFTNLLREILKSNIPLHKKDWVAAALVKVSSISGRSFDFENPINMEVTLYETIPRLIEQMKTSVSQEVQEAAVMELNRIISEGVVDSTQAIAAKGGIFPLVKLIEEGSERGVEAGLAILYNLSMNSENHSAIIAAGAVPALRRIVLSQRPQWPRAIHLLRTLPT, encoded by the exons ATGTTGGCCTCAGCAACTCCCACACCCTTCACCTTGAAGCCCCCTGATGCCCAACGCAAAATCCCAAAAACCCATGTGGAAGCTATTCCATTTGCAACcagaaaagcaaaaagaagcCACTTAACAGTCATTTCCTATGCAACCCAACCTCATAATCATCAATATCATGGCCTCAACTCCACTTCTCGCTCTAACCGTGCAGTCGTCACCCGAGTCAGCAGTGATGGTGATGGTGCTGTTGATGCTACTCCACAGCACTCTACACCTCCT GATATTGAAGCAATTAAAAGCACTTCTCCTAGCTTTGGTGATAGTTATGTGGCCTTGTTTGTTAGAATGCTTGGGCTGGACTATGATGACCTTGATAGGGAGCAGGCAATAGTGGCTCTCTGGAAATACTCCCTTGGAGGAAAGAAGTATATTGATGCTATCATGCAGTTTCCTGGCTGCATAAATCTCACTTTAAACCTTCTTAGATCAGAGTCTACTTCCACTTGTGAAGCAGCTGCAGGCCTTCTACGATCAATTTCTTCAGTTAATTTATACAGGGAATTAGTAGCAGAAAGTGGAGCAGTTGAAGAGATAACTGGCTTGCTGAGCCGGCCTTCCTTAATTCCTGAG GTAAAGGAGCAAAGTATTTGTACTTTGTGGAACTTGTCTGTAGATGAGAAGCTTAGAGTGAAAATTGCGGACATTGATATCCTTCCATTACTAATTAAGTCCCTTGATGACGAGGACATAAAAGTGAAGGAAGCAGCAGGAGGGGTTTTGGCAAATTTAGCATTGAGCCACTTTAACCACAACATGATGGTTGAAGCAGGTGTTATACCAAAATTG GCAAATATCTTAAAAACTGATGTGGAAGGATCTAAAATCATTAGAAAGGAAGCAAGAAATGCATTATTGGAGCTAGCCAAGGATGAATATTACAGAATTCTTATCATAGAGGAAGGTCTGGTTCCTGTTCCCTTGATTGGTGCAGCTGCATACAAGTCCTTCAGACCAGGTTTGCATTCCTGGCCTAGTTTACCCGATGGTACAAAGATTGAACAAAGCTCTAAAGTTCCTTCTAGATTTGGTGCCTCTGAATTACTCCTTGGATTAAATATTGATGACAAGAATGTAAACATGGAGGAGGCCAAGATGAAAGCAATAGTTGGGCGGACACAACAGCAATTTCTTGCTCGTATTGGAGCTATAGAAATggagaatgaaaataaatctCAATCTGAATGCTCCACTGATCACCGACTTACACTTTTACCGTGGATGGATGGCGTGGCTCGATTAGTTTTGATTCTTGAACTTGAAGATGAGTTGGCCATATCAAGAGGTGCAGAGTCAATTGCTGATGCATCTATAAATGAACATATGCGAGTTGCATTCAAAGATGCTGGAGCAATCAAGCATTTAGTTCGGCTTTTAGGCTATACTAATGATTCTGTCAGATTGGCTGTCACTCAAGCTTTGGAGAGGTTGTCTATCAG CAATGGTGTCTGCCAGACAATTGAAGCTGAAGGTGTTATTGATCCCTTGGTCAGTATTGTAAAGCAGTCGCAGACCTCTGAAAGCCTGATGgaaaag AGCTTAAACATTCTTGCTCGGATATTAGACCCTAGTAAAGAGATGAAATCAAAG TTTTATAATGGACCAGTTAATGGGTCAAAAAGAGGATCAGAGTCAGCAAGAAGCCCTGAAGATTCCACAGTATTAACTGGAAATATGGTCAAAAAATCCATATTGAAAGCAAATACCAG GGAAGATGTGGTGGATACTGCTTTCATTGCTCGCCTTGTGGAGGTTCTAAAGACCTCATCCCCAAGTTTACAAAGAAAAGCGGCTTCGATTCTTGAGTTTGTGGCAATTATTGACCCAAGCATGAACTCGATCATTTCAGTAGATATTGAATCAGGTTTGGATGCTGTTTTCCAACAAAAAGTTCTGAAAG ACATAGATTCTGATGCAGAAGACCAGCCGCCAGAAAAATATGTTCTTGATCTTGAAGAAGCCAGTCTTGCAATTTCTGCAGCATCCCGATTATTAACAAAGCTGCTCGACTCTCAGCATTTTTGCCAAAATATAAATTCCACCCATTTCACTAATTTGCTCCGAGAAATCCTAAAATCAAACATCCCCCTTCACAAAAAAGATTGGGTTGCTGCTGCCCTAGTTAAAGTCAGCTCTATTTCTGGTCGCAGTTTTGATTTTGAGAATCCAATCAACATGGAGGTAACTCTTTATGAGACCATCCCAAGACTTATAGAGCAGATGAAAACCTCTGTCTCTCAGGAAGTACAGGAAGCTGCAGTAATGGAGCTGAACAGAATAATTTCTGAAGGGGTGGTGGATTCAACTCAAGCTATTGCTGCTAAGGGTGGAATATTTCCATTGGTAAAACTGATTGAAGAAGGAAGTGAGAGGGGTGTTGAAGCAGGTTTGGCAATTCTGTATAATCTAAGCATGAACAGTGAGAATCATTCTGCAATTATAGCTGCTGGAGCTGTGCCGGCATTGAGGAGAATTGTACTTTCTCAGAGGCCACAGTGGCCACGAGCAATTCATTTGTTGAGGACTTTACCTACTTGA